The DNA window GAATCTAATTGGGAATTGGGTTTGGTAAATTaaacaaatcaaagtcaaattgaAATGGAACTTACAAATTACAATATTGTTTTATTACAATATGTTTAAGATGCTTTCTTCTTCCAATCAATGCCCACGTGTTTTTGAATGGAATCGAATCTGAGTTATTAAGAGAGTGAATCTTTGAGGAAATGTCGAAGAAAGAACCTAAAATCAAAAGAGGGTCATGGTAATtacaatcaattttttatttgtcaTAAGAAGAGGTGTAAATTAAAGAGAACCTTCACCACATGAACCGATGTAATAGATAACCTATTTCTAAAAGGTGGCAAGTAATTATATATACTTTACTTGATTTAcattaaaattaagaaaatacGAAACTTATTCTTAGCATCATCATTTAAAATGACCATTATAGACATATAATTTTAGGAATCAAATTTCTCTAATAATTTATATTGGAGAGACGAGATCAATACATTAATCGATTATTAGTTTAGATCAGACGTTCGAGATTAATAATTGAATTATTTATTACGAGATTTGTCATTTTGTAAAcatgttatttgttatttttttgtcAAATAGTCTAGTGACTGAAATTTCATTCTAAATAAGTGAGATGTCTCATATTCAAATCTGTATATCTCTGCAGTCTGATGTCTCTGCATAACTATCAACTAAATTTGTTTAATGAGACTTTAGACAGATTATTTTATCAATATATTAGTATATTAGAATCTATTTAATGAATTAATTTCTAATGAAATTTATTATTTCCTAATCCTAATTGTAACACATCATTTAGTTGTTATTTATATATAACATTattgtattattatattaattaggtATATTTTTTTGTTACCTATTAGAGAAGATTCTAACTCTTAGTTATCTATCAACTAAATTTGTTTAATGAGGCTTTAGACCGATTATTTTATCAATATATTAGTATATTAGAATCTATTTAATGAATTAATTTCTAATGAAATTTATTATTTCCTAATCCTAATTGTAACACATCATTTAGTTGTTATTTATATATAACATTATTGTATTATTATACTAATTAGGTATATTttttggtgaattcttatctaccctactcaaaaagttgggtaaggttacctcctttgtaaaatgctttgaaaacaacaaatatttgtggtattttaataaataattaaatgtgttaaatgagatggaatcatgtgattggttagaggtacactacccaactttttgtgatgggtagagaagttgtccccatatTTTTTTGTTACCTATTAGAGAAGATTCTAACTCTTAGTTATCTATCGTATCTTGGTAATAAACCATTTGCATCAAGCTGTTGATTAGCTAGCTAGCTAGCCTCAAGACAAAAGGAAAAGTTTCCAAATTGGTTTTCCATAAAATCATAATACAATCGGTTAGGAATGGTATCTCCTTCAAAACAATGATAGACAAATTTGGAAACAAGCCTCAACTACCAAAAAAACTCAATGAAAAACACTTTCAAAACACCAACTCATCTTTTTGTTTCTTGAGTAGTTTCCTTCCAACTAATATTCTTTATTGTTACTATTATTATTCTCTCTTCATAAAAACAATCATATCTCCATGGAAACTCCTCCTAGATGCAAATTTGCATTTATCTTTTCAATCTTCATCTCAATTTTTCTTGGCTTGGTTTCATTCATTTTATGTATAGCTTCTGAAATTAAGAGGAACAAGGTAGAATGAGTTCTTCTCTGAAATTAAGGTTCATGCTTTGCTTCATTGTGAAACAAATTttgatgttttaattttttttttttgttttgtagaaAGAAGATCTTAGATGGAATGGAAAAGTATGTTATTTGCCATCAAGTCAAGCATTTGGATTGGGAATTGCATCTTTGATTAGTTTATTTTTGGCTCAAATCATTGGAAATTCAATATTGTTCAAGAATTCTTATTCAAGAAGAAAAATCAATGCACAATACAAGCTTCCTTTCATTGCAAGGCTTCTAATTTTGATTTCTTGGTAAGTTAACAATTTTTTTTGctaaattttttttgttagttGTTACTTCTTATTCAATTATTATAGACTTATGAAGGAAACCATAATGCTTGCTTAATTATTGGCTTGTTAGAAATTGACATAATGCTTGCtacatattttttaatagatgaaTGCAACCAAAATCTACAAAAGAGACATGCTACCATACAATCTAGTTGTCATattgatttttttctttcttttgttctttttttttactaattttgacTATGATATAAAACTACAACATTCTATTATATTAGTGCCACGTGGCTTGGTATTACTGGATACAGgttggaatgatgaatcattttagATGGGAAACAAACCAAATTTAACATGGGACAGTTGGTCTGTTTCATGTTCTAGATATTGTCTATTctataaatatcctgatttttttttgcctttgtatgaaaaacaatttaatttttagattatatatattttcctttttaagTTTTATATTATACAAGAAAATTCACAAATAGCATTGATTGATTTTCGGAGAATTCGATAGACAcagattaaataaattttttcttgtaatagaattttcttttatatatatatatataagtgtctGATACGACTAGACCTCTAAGTCTAACTACCAAATCTCTTATCATTTTGACCAATGTTGATGAACTCAAATCATATCATACTTAATGTGAGGAAATTGGTCTTCCTAGATGTGTCAATTCTATGGACaatttattttacaattatgTTATAGGTATCAACTTTCCACGGCTAATTAGATTAGTCATAGTAAGAAATTCTATCGAGCCCAAAAGATAGATTTTTCTATTTCAATCGGAAATAATTTTGATACACATGAAATAGATATCGAAATCCTCATAATTTGCTTAAGGTGTCTGAATTCTTATCTTTCAGACCAATTATGTGTTCGTCTGGtccaattatatattatatatttgctTTGGAATATGTTAAATATCTTGAAATTTACCTTTGAAATATGCCAAAACATAAATCTAAATTTGGTATTGGTCATACTTGGCAGGCTAAGCTTTGGAGTTACAACTATCTTACTAATAGCAGCCACAAGCATGAACAAAACACAACCCTATGGAGCAGGTTGGTTAAATGGTGAATGCTACTTAGTCAAAGGAGGAACCTACACAGGCTCAGCCATATTAATTCTAGTCACATTATCCTCTATAACCGGTTCAACTTTATCAACAATAAAAACCAATAAAGCAGACCAAGATAGCAAAATACATGCACAAATGGGGTAACATAAATTACATTATATTAGAATTTATTCTAGAAAACAAAATTATACAATAAGATGCCTTACAAGTTGTAGAGAGAAGGATCCAAGGCAACGAAATTCATTAACTTGCTTATCTTTTGTCCTAAGGAATAACTTTATTTTTGGAGTTATAGTAAAGAAAGAGACACTTTATTTGTACACGTTCTCTATAAGGTAGTGACTGCCTCATAGAGGAACTGTTTTAGATCCCACCTGCATATATTATTGATAAATGTTTTGTATAGGAGTATTTAATTTTCAACTACCAAGTTGGATTAAttcattgttttatttatttttatatgccTAGGGTCTTAGGCCATGTAATgaatgaaaatataactttaaaaAAAGGCATGACTCTGTGAACTAGGCCAGGTCATATATATTTCTTTCTGAAGGATTGCTGGACCTTAGTCAGCATTTTGATTCTCAATAATAAGATCGCATTTAGTTTGGACTCTATTTATGGTAATAAAAAAACAGCTAAGTACTACGttgtgattaaaaaaaaattaatgatttctctttccttaaagagtttgattttttttttatatattcgcACCGGTTTCGACTCACCACAGGTGGGCCACTAATTCGGCTCGTACGTAGAGGCATGCACACTGACCAAGCAAGATTGTTCCGTCTGGGAATCGAACTCGATATTCCCCGAGTACATTCTTGGACGGGGTTCTTTGCCAATGGAGTTCAACCGcttggttttttttttctctttgttcCATAATTGCATGTGTAATCTGAATTTTGGCACATAATTGCacatttaatttcaattatttatttttagtttaattattctTATTCATATAACTTATTTATCGTCATTAAATATGATACATGAGAATGACATctttatgtgagaacatgagaatgcATCTGAACCATTAAAATACATGatggaggagagaaaaaaaaagagtgaCACATAatttccaccatttattttaaaatttaattgatgtgattcattctcatgttctcacataaaaatgtcattcttatGGATCATATAATTTTCTTTATCCCTAATTATAAAGTTcttttgcattttttattatttaatacaatatttttttacaaattcTTAAATACTCAAACCCTCCATTATTTACCAATCTTGTGATTGCATGttctaacatttggcatcaaACCCTCCAACATGAATTCTGTCTCCAATGAGAGAATCTCCACAAACCTATCAAACCTTGATATGAATAACTACAACAAATGGTGCAAGCCAATGAAGGAGTTGTTTAGCTACCAAGATGTTTTTGAAGTGATCAATAATAGGGTGAATTCCCTTGTTGAAGGTGCAACTAATGAACAATGAGCAATGCacaaggaagagaagaagaaagacttCAAGGCATTGTTCTTGATCCATCAATGTGTGGATGTGATAACTTCGAAAAGGTTGGTGATTTCCAATCCTCGAAGAAAACATGGGAAATTCTAGAAAAAGGCATATGTTGGATCTGATAAAGCGAAGGTGGTGAAGTTACAAGCTCACAAATGTTGGCTTGAATTGATTCAAATGGAGGAAAAGGGGACAATCAACAATTATGTGATGAGGATTACTCGATTGGTGAACCAAATCAAGGCGTGCAGACAAACTATTATTGAGCAGAAGGTTATGTTAAAAATCTTATGTTCTTTGACAATATTGTGGTGGCGATTGAGGAATTAAAGGATCTTGCGACATTAAGCAAAGAGGAGCTTTAAAGCTCTCTTAAGGATCATGAGCAAAGGATGGATGAGAGAAATAACAACAAGGCAAAGGCAGAGATTGCTTTGCAAGCTCAGCTCAATTGGAAGAACAAGAAGTCGAAAGAAAAATAGCCCATGAAGAGTAAAGGGAATTCTTAGAATTTTTGTGCAAGAGAGTCTCGTAATACGAAGAATTCGACTTGTCAAAAGGGAGATATAGCAGCTGCAACAAGAATTGTGGTCAAGGAAACTTTAAAGGTGAAAAGAGAAAGTTTGGCAAGAGCAAGACATAATGCTAAAATTGTCAAATGTTTGATCATTTTGCAAGAGATTACAATGCGAACAAGAAAGACACTACCACAAAAAGTGATACCATAGCGGTCGAAGAAGGGCTACCACAATGGTTAACCAACCATTGTGAGGTAAGGTATGGTTGTATGTATGTTGCTTTTCACCACGGTTGCACGACCGTTGTGATAAACTATGTAGTGCGCTACCTAACCCAACGGTTGACGTAAACATTCGTTGTCATAAATATAGGGTCATGGGTTTGATACCCAACTGCAATCAAAAttaaagcatttaaaaaaaattacatttcaCAATAGTTATTTGTTCAAACCGTTAAGATATATGTAagagtttattataaaatatgggaTTTCTTGTTTTTCCATGCCCCTCATTAACCATCTCCAACAattcaaatagatttttaagATAATAATCTGAAAAATTAAATATTCTTAAAAAACAACTTATACGATCCAATGTTTTTTGAATTACATGCATATTGTAATTCATGATTTCCTCATTAACCCATAAAATTTGATTCAATCCCAAATTCTTCAAAGTAATGATGATGAATGGATGTCTTCTAAGTCTTTCACACAAAATTtgatttcctctttttttttcctAGTTTATTTTGCAAACATCAAGCTTTGTGTGAAAGACTTAGTCTGGCATTCATTTATCAACATTGTTTTGAAGAATTTGCGGCATTGAATCAAATTTTATATGCTAAAGAGAAAATTATGATTTACAAGAAGCATGCAATTCAAAAATACATTGGATCGTCAAAGTTGattttcaagaataatttaatttttctgaTTATCATACACtattaaaaaattgtaatttagaGAGGAAAATTAGTGAAGGACGTAAATCCCTCCCTAATTGGGATGAATTTTGTGAGGACAAATTGCGTACAAGATAAAATGGGAATAAGAAAAGTTAGCGAAGAAAGTTGTGAGGTAATTAATAGGTCACAAAAATTCCCTCACAGATTCGATAAAAGTAAATTTAGTGAAGGaatttgagaagaatttttttctcACAAATTTTTCCCTCATAAACATGTTAAATGTTTTTATGAGGGAAATATTCTctctctatatttttttatatagacTAAATTGTACTTAAGTTTTTTATTAATGACAttgtaatttaaattttaaatataaaataatttttattaatttttcttatAATTGTTAATTtccaagcatatatatatatatatatatatctttaacTTTTTAAGTTTCCCACTCTttcttttgtcaaaaaaaaaaagtttcccACTCTTTCATAAGCCATTTTCAGTTTCCCTCTTTcataataaaatttcattttaataatcatttttctttttcccCAATTAAACTTCTTCACATTTAGTCTTCTCACTTTAGTTTTCTCTTGCAACCCAACCTTAATCCCTTACCATTGTTTCCAACAAGCTACCATGAACACTCTGACAGCATgactctttcttttttatttctttttctctctcgcTCACTCAAAAATCTACCACCACCCGTGCAACAATTTTGGAGGGGTAAAGGTTAGATTACCCAATTTCTTTTGGATTTAATCACTCTTTAGAAAATTTCCctcttttttataacttttttcaAGGTAGCAATTTGTAACATAATTTCttctcaatttcaatttcatgatTTCTTTAACTTGATGGTTTTAATGTGCTTTGTCAGATTGGATATACAAAAAAAACTAGAAGAAAAAACAAGAAGAGCCAATTTTTAGGAGCAATAACATTAGAGGTATGAAGTTCTTGATTTCATTTTTTTAGGTTGTGTTAaggtaaaaatatgttttaagtttttatatCCCTTGAATCTATTTTTTTCTCCTTTCTGTCTCATCCATGTGTTGTGGTAGTGCAAGTTTTCTTTGGGCAAATTGAAATTGATTTCCTTTTATACTCTAGATTTAATGTGTTAGATTTTAAATGTGAGTTTTGATCTGTTTGGATAAGTATTCCACCTCTGTTACACTGTGTGCATCTGAATGAGAATGAATAGTTTGCAATTTTGTATCTTAATTATTTTTCAGGCCATTCTGCCATATAATAACCTGCTCATGTTAATGGATCGTTTCTATTGTGTTTTTGTGTTTATTTATTCATAGCTAACTAGTAATATGAGCATCTTATGATATCAAATAACAAGCTAAAGCAACACAATACTCATCAAATCTTTATTTTTCAATCCCTTTAGTCTATTTATGTCAACTGAATTCAACTTATATAAAGCCTAGCTGAAAATTTTGTAGTCAGTAGCATTTGACTATATGTGTATCGTAATGCAGAATTTTATGTTTATCCTTATTCTTCATGGAATATGGGAGGAATTTCATTATGTAATAGGCCACTTGGCAGGATCTTGtgtattttgaattaataaatatttaccaaaatgtagggatcatatttatttactattggACTTTTGTTTCTATTTACAATGTTTATTTGTTGCTGTTAAGTTATATGTTGTGTTGTTCCAATGGTTTATCGGTTATATCGTGTTGAAGAAGTAATTCcatttgtttaagttataatatTTATATAGATAGCAGTTTCCACATGATGATGGTGATAACAGAGCTCCTAAAGCTATAATTACAGAGACTGTTTTGTCAGTCCTATTGTTCTTAAGCATAGTTGACAAATGCTATATAGTTATGACAAATCCTATATACAGGGACTATTTTTGTCAACAAAAAACCTTATTATCAAAGATATTCTAATATTTGTTAATAAAATAACCAAGTTGTTTCATATTGGTTGTTGATTTTTCTACTTAATTGCTTCAATATCTTCGGCTTATATAGGAATGATACCTATTAA is part of the Vicia villosa cultivar HV-30 ecotype Madison, WI linkage group LG2, Vvil1.0, whole genome shotgun sequence genome and encodes:
- the LOC131651898 gene encoding protein MODIFYING WALL LIGNIN-2-like, which encodes METPPRCKFAFIFSIFISIFLGLVSFILCIASEIKRNKKEDLRWNGKVCYLPSSQAFGLGIASLISLFLAQIIGNSILFKNSYSRRKINAQYKLPFIARLLILISWLSFGVTTILLIAATSMNKTQPYGAGWLNGECYLVKGGTYTGSAILILVTLSSITGSTLSTIKTNKADQDSKIHAQMG